In one Leptogranulimonas caecicola genomic region, the following are encoded:
- a CDS encoding VG15 protein, whose product MAEKAGRVGHYQAGKLTKQNVDGFIQQMAKSTGGQVRRTASMTVAGITGAQPKHSKIRYARALQGLESCGWCFMLASRGFVYRSEEAASHSHRGCKCVVMAGREGDTIEGYDLEGIQDRYNKVAKACGGGHLHRQGHPLRPALERRLRPHRSLCRATRS is encoded by the coding sequence ATGGCCGAGAAGGCTGGACGAGTAGGCCATTACCAGGCAGGAAAGCTTACCAAGCAAAATGTTGACGGCTTCATCCAGCAGATGGCCAAGTCCACCGGGGGCCAAGTTCGCCGCACTGCCAGCATGACGGTGGCAGGCATTACGGGAGCGCAACCAAAACACTCAAAGATCCGTTACGCCCGAGCGCTCCAAGGGCTGGAGTCTTGCGGCTGGTGCTTCATGCTTGCCAGCAGAGGATTTGTCTACCGCTCAGAGGAAGCTGCCTCGCACTCCCATCGCGGGTGCAAGTGCGTCGTCATGGCAGGCAGAGAGGGCGACACCATTGAGGGCTATGACCTAGAGGGTATTCAGGATCGCTACAACAAAGTCGCCAAGGCCTGTGGGGGTGGACATCTTCACCGACAAGGACACCCGCTTAGACCAGCTCTCGAGAGAAGACTACGACCGCATCGCTCGCTTTGCCGAGCTACACGATCCTGA
- a CDS encoding glycerol dehydrogenase codes for MAKVFNSPSKYVQGPDALSDLGGFVARLGSKALVLITASGKRRVGDKIEAGFAPVDAACIFEEFGGECSKNEVARLRDVVAEKGCDVIVGVGGGKTLDTAKAVAFYESLPVAICPTIASSDAPCSALSVLYTDDGAFDEYLFLPSNPNLVLMDTTVIAASPVRLTVSGMGDALATYFEARACVNSDADTCAGGKSTLAAYALAKLCYETLLEDGLKAKIALDAGANTSAVDHIVEANTLLSGIGFESCGLAGAHAIHNGLTLLPETHELYHGEKVAFGTLTQLVLEDVPTDELEEVLDFCCELGLPVTFAQVGIEDPTPEKLMTVAQGACAEGDTMGNMPFEVTPQMVVDALKGADALGRAALA; via the coding sequence ATGGCAAAAGTGTTCAACAGCCCCTCCAAGTACGTCCAAGGCCCCGACGCCCTCTCTGACCTGGGTGGCTTCGTAGCCCGCCTGGGTTCCAAGGCCCTGGTGCTCATCACCGCCTCGGGCAAGCGCCGCGTGGGCGACAAGATCGAGGCCGGCTTTGCCCCCGTAGACGCCGCCTGCATCTTCGAGGAGTTTGGCGGCGAGTGCTCCAAGAACGAGGTGGCCCGCCTGCGCGACGTGGTGGCCGAGAAGGGCTGCGACGTCATCGTGGGCGTGGGCGGCGGCAAGACGCTGGATACCGCCAAGGCGGTGGCCTTCTACGAGTCACTGCCGGTGGCCATCTGCCCCACCATCGCCAGCTCGGATGCTCCCTGCTCCGCCCTCTCGGTCCTCTATACCGACGACGGCGCTTTCGATGAGTACCTGTTCTTGCCCTCCAACCCCAACCTGGTGCTGATGGACACCACCGTCATCGCCGCCAGCCCGGTGCGCCTGACGGTCTCTGGCATGGGCGACGCCCTGGCCACCTATTTTGAGGCTCGCGCCTGCGTGAACTCCGATGCCGACACCTGCGCCGGCGGCAAGTCCACCCTGGCGGCCTATGCGCTGGCCAAGCTGTGCTACGAGACCCTGCTGGAAGACGGCCTCAAAGCCAAGATCGCCTTGGATGCCGGCGCCAACACCAGCGCGGTGGACCACATTGTCGAGGCCAACACTCTGCTTTCCGGCATTGGCTTTGAGTCCTGCGGCCTGGCCGGCGCTCACGCCATCCACAACGGCCTTACCCTGCTGCCCGAGACCCACGAGCTCTACCACGGCGAGAAGGTGGCCTTTGGCACCCTCACCCAGCTGGTGCTTGAAGACGTTCCCACCGACGAGCTAGAAGAGGTCCTGGACTTCTGCTGCGAGTTGGGCCTTCCTGTGACCTTTGCCCAGGTAGGCATCGAGGATCCCACGCCCGAGAAGCTCATGACCGTGGCTCAGGGCGCCTGCGCCGAGGGCGACACGATGGGCAACATGCCCTTCGAGGTCACCCCTCAGATGGTGGTGGATGCGCTCAAGGGCGCCGACGCCCTGGGTCGCGCTGCCCTCGCCTAA
- a CDS encoding 2-hydroxyacid dehydrogenase, which yields MKILFYDTFDYDKESFENALKDYPELTIDFLEADLNPMTATLANGYDAVCGFVNSDIKAMTLEILAGFDIKLILMRCAGFDAVNLDVARDLGMRVLRVPGYSPEAIAEFALGLALAADRHIVRGYNRVRENDYSLSGLLGTTFHGKTAGIVGTGKIGAAMCKIVAGLGMKVLGYDPYPNPSLEGIVEYVELDELLAKSDLISLHSPLFESNYHMINDEAISKMKDGVVFVNTGRGGLVDTQALIRGIRSHKIGAAGIDVYEEEGPNVFKNRSSAVFESVTSTLCAFPNVVVTSHQAFFTREALDAIARTTLSNAMAYVNDDLDSLPKPNVVC from the coding sequence ATGAAGATCCTGTTCTACGACACCTTCGACTATGACAAGGAATCGTTCGAGAACGCCCTTAAGGACTATCCAGAGCTCACCATCGACTTTCTCGAGGCAGACCTCAACCCTATGACCGCCACTTTGGCCAACGGCTACGACGCCGTCTGCGGCTTTGTGAACTCCGACATCAAAGCCATGACCTTGGAGATCTTGGCCGGCTTCGACATCAAGCTCATCCTCATGCGCTGCGCCGGCTTTGACGCCGTGAACCTGGACGTGGCCCGCGACCTGGGCATGCGCGTGCTGCGCGTCCCCGGCTACAGCCCTGAGGCCATCGCCGAGTTCGCCCTGGGCCTGGCTCTGGCCGCAGACCGCCACATCGTGCGCGGCTACAACCGCGTGCGCGAGAACGACTACTCGCTCTCCGGCCTTCTGGGCACCACCTTCCACGGCAAGACCGCGGGCATCGTGGGCACCGGCAAGATCGGCGCCGCCATGTGCAAGATCGTGGCCGGCCTGGGCATGAAGGTGCTGGGCTACGACCCCTACCCCAACCCCTCGCTGGAGGGCATCGTCGAGTACGTGGAGCTGGACGAGCTTTTGGCAAAATCTGACCTCATCTCGCTGCACAGCCCGCTGTTCGAGAGCAACTACCACATGATCAACGACGAGGCCATCTCCAAGATGAAGGATGGCGTGGTCTTTGTGAACACCGGCCGCGGCGGCCTGGTGGACACCCAGGCGCTTATCCGCGGCATTCGCTCCCACAAGATCGGCGCCGCCGGCATCGACGTCTACGAGGAAGAGGGTCCCAACGTCTTCAAGAACCGCTCCAGCGCGGTCTTCGAGTCTGTGACCTCCACCCTGTGCGCCTTCCCCAACGTGGTAGTCACCTCGCACCAGGCGTTCTTCACCCGCGAGGCCCTGGATGCCATCGCTCGCACCACCCTTTCCAATGCCATGGCCTACGTCAACGACGACCTGGACTCGCTGCCCAAGCCCAACGTGGTCTGCTAG
- the rsgA gene encoding ribosome small subunit-dependent GTPase A, which translates to MAKARAAKKRRSSRQEHAVNLPALDKLLDVPSYEDVAPSAEQVAAFEAVCTAHPEAADELALGCVCRLDRGFPAVLTPQGPVRAEHAVQIAKESDLLKPAVGDWVALRCPQDHDRAVIEQVLPRWSDVARWRGTTRGERQTLAANVDIVLIAQAESDRGISLDRIARSATIAADSHSAWAVVLTKADRAASPEALAADIASIHEVLGLDAPVVACASLLEGPAAKESIPAEKPLASLAEAVLGEGAAWGLDAVRDLVPPRKVGMVLGQSGAGKSTLLNALLGHEALETGEVRQRDDAGRHTTVTRRMVKLPGAGVIIDCPGLRSLPLVGHERGLAQVLPQVAQAATRCKFRDCTHSHEPGCGVIEACEEGLFSAAALGVYRALADEMRQSADSLDPDVRL; encoded by the coding sequence ATGGCCAAAGCCCGTGCAGCAAAGAAGCGGAGATCTTCTCGGCAGGAACATGCCGTGAACCTGCCTGCTCTGGACAAGCTCCTGGATGTGCCTTCCTATGAGGATGTGGCGCCCTCGGCTGAGCAGGTGGCGGCCTTCGAGGCGGTGTGCACGGCCCATCCTGAGGCGGCAGACGAGTTGGCGCTGGGCTGCGTGTGCAGGCTGGATCGCGGGTTTCCGGCGGTGTTGACCCCGCAAGGGCCCGTCCGCGCCGAGCATGCGGTGCAGATTGCCAAAGAGTCCGATCTGCTCAAGCCTGCGGTGGGCGACTGGGTGGCGCTGCGCTGTCCTCAAGATCATGATCGCGCGGTCATCGAGCAGGTGCTTCCCCGTTGGAGCGACGTGGCACGTTGGCGTGGGACAACCCGAGGCGAGCGCCAGACATTAGCGGCAAACGTCGATATCGTGCTTATCGCCCAGGCGGAGTCCGACCGCGGCATCTCGCTGGATCGCATCGCCCGCTCTGCCACCATCGCCGCCGACAGCCACAGCGCTTGGGCCGTGGTGCTCACCAAGGCCGACCGCGCCGCCAGCCCCGAGGCCTTGGCCGCCGACATCGCCTCCATCCACGAGGTCTTGGGCCTCGACGCCCCCGTAGTGGCCTGCGCCAGCCTGCTGGAAGGCCCCGCTGCCAAAGAATCCATCCCTGCCGAGAAGCCCTTAGCCTCGCTGGCTGAGGCCGTGTTGGGGGAAGGGGCTGCCTGGGGGCTTGACGCCGTGCGAGACCTCGTGCCACCTCGCAAAGTGGGCATGGTGCTGGGGCAGTCGGGTGCGGGCAAATCGACGCTGCTCAACGCCCTTTTGGGCCATGAGGCGCTGGAGACCGGCGAGGTGCGCCAGCGCGACGACGCGGGACGCCATACCACGGTGACGCGTCGGATGGTGAAGCTGCCGGGCGCCGGCGTCATCATCGACTGCCCGGGACTCAGAAGCCTGCCGTTGGTGGGCCATGAGCGGGGTCTCGCACAGGTGTTGCCCCAGGTGGCCCAGGCAGCAACCCGGTGCAAATTCAGGGATTGCACCCACTCCCACGAGCCGGGCTGCGGGGTTATTGAAGCCTGCGAGGAGGGGCTCTTCTCGGCAGCGGCACTGGGCGTCTATCGAGCTCTGGCAGACGAGATGCGCCAGTCGGCCGACAGCTTGGATCCCGATGTGCGCCTTTAG
- the relB gene encoding type II toxin-antitoxin system RelB family antitoxin, with translation MATTATTLRIPTDLAARYERLAKSTGRTKTYYMAKALQDSIDSIEYEYCLLQDLEDYRSGKAVAYSSEKMRKRCGLDG, from the coding sequence ATGGCAACCACTGCAACCACCCTGAGGATACCTACCGATCTCGCCGCTCGTTACGAGCGCTTGGCAAAGTCTACGGGGCGCACCAAAACCTACTACATGGCAAAGGCACTCCAGGATTCCATCGATAGCATTGAATATGAATACTGTCTATTGCAAGATCTCGAGGACTATCGTTCAGGTAAAGCCGTTGCCTACAGCTCAGAGAAAATGAGGAAGCGCTGTGGCTTGGACGGTTAA
- a CDS encoding cation-translocating P-type ATPase: MKAYVSTSDEVLSELESNSETGLTSAQAAKRLEANGPNKLDEAEKDPLWKRLLAQLADPMIILLLAAAVISAVAGAAQGESDIADVIIILFVVVVNAVLGVVQESKAEEALEALQQMAASTSKVVRDGKILDVKSEDLAVGDIVVLEAGDAVPADCRILESASLKVEESALTGESLPVDKVVEALVAQGGDIPLGDRKNMVYMGSTVVYGRGRAVVVATGMDTEMGKIADSINQAKDEQTPLQIKLAELSRILTIGVIAICIFIFIVDFIKHGAEFMADPRLIIDTFMVAVSLAVAAIPEGLVAVVTIVLSIGVTKMSHEAAIIRKLTAVETLGCTQVICSDKTGTLTQNKMTVVRHTGADEDELVRAMALCNDAQWVLAEESAKGEPTEAALVADAARHGQPKTDLDARFQRVGEAPFDSGRKMMSVVLKDVEGDLVQYTKGAPDEVLKRCVSVVTSDGVVPLTDEIRSAILEENKGMADDALRVLAAAKREWPAAPESEDAAYLEQNLTFIGLCGMIDPVRPEVGPSIQEAHDAGIRVVMITGDHIDTAVAIARELGIISDRSQAITGSELDKLSDEELAEKIANYGVYARVQPEHKVRIVEAWKAQDQIVAMTGDGVNDAPSIKRADIGIGMGITGTDVTKNVADMVLADDNFATIVTAVEEGRHVYDNIRKAIQFLLSSNIAEVIAVFVATMVGFVILEPVHLLWINLITDCFPALALGMEKAEPGVMRRQPRKASDGIFAGGMGVDVVFQGVIISLMTLASYFIGIQHQFGTIDLGFIANNPEAGIEGMTMAFLTLSMVEMFHSFNMRSRRQSIFKLGNQNPWLWGSFALSLVLTYVVIEVPAVAAIFGFAELDMPNYLMAMGLAFLIIPIMEIYKACWRAHDRKKVDAPAA; the protein is encoded by the coding sequence TTGAAAGCATATGTTTCTACCAGCGACGAGGTGCTCTCAGAGCTAGAGAGCAACTCGGAGACGGGCCTCACCTCGGCCCAGGCGGCCAAGCGCCTGGAGGCCAACGGCCCCAACAAACTGGACGAAGCCGAGAAAGACCCGCTTTGGAAGCGCCTGCTCGCCCAGCTGGCCGACCCTATGATCATCCTGCTTCTGGCCGCTGCCGTCATCAGCGCGGTGGCCGGCGCTGCCCAGGGCGAATCTGACATTGCCGACGTGATCATCATTCTCTTTGTGGTGGTGGTCAATGCCGTGCTGGGCGTGGTGCAGGAGTCCAAGGCGGAGGAAGCCCTGGAGGCTCTGCAGCAAATGGCCGCCAGCACCTCAAAAGTGGTGCGCGACGGCAAGATCCTCGATGTAAAGAGCGAGGATCTTGCCGTGGGCGACATCGTGGTGCTGGAGGCAGGCGACGCGGTGCCGGCAGACTGCCGCATTTTGGAGAGCGCCAGCCTCAAGGTGGAAGAGTCTGCGCTTACCGGCGAGTCGCTGCCCGTAGATAAGGTAGTGGAAGCGCTGGTGGCCCAAGGGGGCGACATTCCTCTGGGCGACCGCAAGAACATGGTGTACATGGGTTCCACCGTGGTCTATGGCCGCGGCCGCGCCGTGGTGGTGGCCACCGGCATGGACACCGAGATGGGCAAGATCGCAGACTCCATCAACCAGGCCAAAGACGAGCAGACGCCGCTCCAAATCAAGCTGGCCGAGCTCTCTCGCATCCTCACCATTGGCGTCATCGCCATCTGCATCTTCATCTTCATCGTCGACTTTATCAAGCACGGCGCCGAGTTCATGGCTGACCCGCGCCTGATCATCGACACCTTCATGGTGGCCGTGTCCTTGGCGGTAGCCGCAATCCCCGAGGGCCTGGTGGCCGTGGTCACCATCGTGCTCTCCATTGGCGTCACCAAGATGAGCCATGAGGCGGCCATCATCCGCAAGCTCACCGCCGTGGAGACCTTGGGCTGCACCCAGGTGATCTGCTCCGATAAGACCGGCACCCTCACCCAGAACAAGATGACCGTGGTGCGCCACACCGGCGCAGACGAGGACGAGCTGGTGCGCGCCATGGCGCTGTGCAACGACGCCCAGTGGGTGCTGGCCGAGGAGTCTGCCAAGGGCGAGCCTACTGAGGCGGCCCTGGTGGCAGACGCCGCCAGGCACGGCCAGCCCAAGACCGACCTGGACGCCCGCTTCCAGCGCGTGGGCGAGGCCCCCTTCGACTCCGGCCGCAAGATGATGTCTGTGGTGCTCAAGGATGTTGAGGGCGACCTGGTCCAGTACACCAAGGGCGCCCCTGACGAGGTGCTTAAGCGCTGCGTCTCTGTGGTGACTTCCGACGGCGTGGTGCCCCTCACCGACGAGATCCGCTCCGCCATCCTGGAGGAGAACAAGGGTATGGCAGACGACGCCCTGCGCGTGCTGGCTGCCGCCAAACGTGAGTGGCCGGCCGCCCCTGAGTCTGAGGATGCCGCCTACCTGGAGCAAAACCTCACCTTCATCGGCCTTTGCGGCATGATCGACCCGGTGCGCCCCGAGGTAGGCCCCTCCATCCAAGAGGCCCACGACGCAGGCATCCGCGTGGTCATGATCACCGGCGACCACATCGACACCGCAGTGGCCATCGCCCGCGAGCTGGGCATCATCTCCGATCGCTCCCAGGCCATCACCGGCAGCGAGCTCGATAAGCTTTCCGATGAAGAGCTTGCCGAGAAGATCGCCAACTACGGCGTGTACGCTCGCGTGCAGCCGGAGCATAAGGTGCGCATCGTCGAGGCTTGGAAGGCCCAGGACCAGATCGTCGCCATGACCGGCGACGGCGTGAACGACGCCCCCTCCATCAAGCGCGCCGACATTGGCATTGGCATGGGCATCACCGGCACCGACGTCACCAAGAACGTGGCCGACATGGTGCTGGCAGACGACAACTTCGCCACCATCGTGACCGCCGTGGAAGAGGGCCGTCACGTCTACGACAACATCCGCAAGGCCATCCAGTTCTTGCTCTCCTCAAACATCGCCGAGGTCATCGCTGTCTTTGTGGCAACCATGGTGGGCTTTGTGATTTTGGAGCCCGTGCACCTGCTGTGGATCAACCTCATCACCGACTGCTTCCCGGCACTGGCTTTGGGCATGGAGAAGGCCGAGCCCGGCGTCATGCGTCGCCAGCCCCGCAAGGCCTCTGACGGCATCTTTGCCGGCGGCATGGGTGTAGACGTGGTGTTCCAGGGCGTCATCATCTCTCTCATGACCCTGGCGAGCTACTTCATTGGCATTCAACACCAGTTTGGCACCATCGACCTGGGCTTCATCGCCAACAACCCCGAGGCGGGCATCGAGGGCATGACCATGGCTTTCCTGACGCTTTCCATGGTGGAGATGTTCCACTCCTTCAACATGCGCTCGCGCCGTCAGTCCATCTTCAAGCTGGGCAACCAGAACCCCTGGCTTTGGGGCTCCTTCGCGCTGTCGCTGGTGCTCACCTACGTGGTCATCGAGGTGCCGGCAGTGGCTGCCATCTTTGGCTTCGCCGAGCTGGACATGCCCAACTATCTGATGGCTATGGGCCTGGCCTTCCTCATCATCCCCATCATGGAGATCTACAAGGCCTGCTGGCGTGCCCACGATCGCAAGAAGGTCGACGCTCCTGCCGCCTAA
- the cpaB gene encoding Flp pilus assembly protein CpaB, whose protein sequence is MSKRFRWLLTGACALLAVLCAVAYGEEVRAQVEASRSEALERYGGEVAHVVVATQPVAEGEALDASNCALKDWLVDLVPEGALASLDDVTGAVAAGPVAKGSPVCSVNLQSDAAAPVKVPPGCVALSVPVNDKTGVTAQVAPGTSLAAFKVSDGETRLISEVVEVLAADGRSSGQAGQITLSVKAEDVSPLMAAGSDGSLRLVMVSDEAEGLLGVAAASPAAE, encoded by the coding sequence ATGTCCAAGCGGTTTCGATGGCTTTTGACGGGCGCCTGCGCGTTGCTGGCGGTGCTTTGCGCCGTGGCCTATGGGGAGGAAGTGCGCGCGCAGGTCGAGGCCTCTAGAAGTGAGGCGCTCGAGCGTTACGGCGGCGAGGTGGCTCATGTCGTAGTCGCCACGCAGCCTGTTGCCGAGGGCGAGGCGTTGGATGCCTCCAATTGCGCCCTCAAAGACTGGTTGGTGGACCTTGTGCCCGAGGGTGCGCTGGCATCCCTGGATGATGTCACCGGAGCTGTCGCGGCGGGTCCTGTCGCCAAAGGTTCACCGGTATGCAGTGTCAACCTTCAAAGTGATGCGGCAGCGCCGGTAAAAGTGCCGCCTGGTTGCGTGGCTCTCTCGGTCCCGGTCAACGACAAGACCGGCGTCACCGCACAGGTGGCGCCGGGCACCTCGCTGGCGGCGTTCAAGGTGAGCGATGGCGAGACCCGTCTTATCTCTGAAGTGGTGGAAGTGCTTGCGGCCGATGGGCGCAGCTCGGGACAAGCGGGGCAGATCACGTTATCGGTGAAGGCTGAGGATGTGTCGCCTCTCATGGCTGCAGGCTCTGACGGCAGCCTGCGTTTGGTGATGGTATCGGACGAGGCGGAAGGCTTGTTGGGCGTGGCTGCGGCGAGCCCGGCAGCCGAGTGA
- a CDS encoding type II toxin-antitoxin system RelE family toxin: protein MDKQTSKLILDRMDEIAALNDPRSRGKALEGTLTGFWRYRINGYRVICSIEDSELVILAVSVDHRSKVYKRH, encoded by the coding sequence ATGGATAAGCAGACATCCAAGCTCATTCTCGACCGCATGGATGAGATCGCAGCACTTAACGACCCAAGAAGCCGAGGCAAGGCACTAGAGGGAACCCTGACGGGGTTTTGGCGTTATCGTATAAACGGTTATCGTGTGATATGTTCCATCGAAGATAGCGAGTTGGTCATTCTCGCGGTATCCGTCGACCATCGGAGCAAAGTTTACAAACGTCACTAA
- the pyk gene encoding pyruvate kinase, producing MQQTKRTKIVCTMGPATEDENVLRELIKAGMNVARFNFSHGSHEYHKAGIERVRRISDELGANVAILLDTKGPEIRTGLLEDGQKVALATGDHVVVTTDDVVGNAERFSLDYKALPSEVKKGSIILIDDGLIGLEVDHVEGNDIYCVVTNGGELGEHKGVNVPNVNVGLPAVTEQDKADIAFGCEMGIDAIAASFIRDAEGVRVIRQLCADHGCPRVSVYPKIECAMGVTNFDEILEVSSGIMVARGDLGVEIPPEKVPHIQKAIIRKCNEAYKPAITATQMLDSMIRNPRPTRAEVTDVANAVLDGTDCVMLSGETAAGKYPVEAVKMMASVCVETEHFLEERHRYFDRGGVRNVNGAIGFASVTTADRCGAICIIAPTATGRTARIVSNFRPKLPVYAVSPSEITIRKCSFYWGVEAFKSTTQGTLSATIYDALNVVKKNGRVDTGDLAVVTAGDPQTSPSQGDYITSTNMMMVAQVS from the coding sequence ATGCAACAAACTAAGAGGACGAAGATCGTGTGCACCATGGGCCCGGCTACCGAGGACGAGAACGTCCTGCGTGAGCTCATCAAAGCCGGCATGAACGTGGCACGGTTCAACTTCTCCCACGGGTCGCACGAGTACCACAAGGCCGGCATCGAGCGCGTCCGCCGCATCTCCGACGAGCTCGGCGCCAACGTGGCCATCCTCCTCGACACCAAGGGCCCCGAGATCCGCACCGGCCTGCTCGAGGACGGCCAGAAGGTCGCCCTCGCCACCGGCGACCACGTGGTCGTGACCACCGACGACGTCGTGGGCAACGCCGAGCGCTTCTCCCTCGACTACAAGGCCCTTCCCTCCGAGGTCAAGAAGGGCTCCATCATCCTCATCGACGACGGCCTCATCGGCCTCGAGGTCGACCACGTCGAGGGCAACGACATCTACTGCGTCGTCACCAACGGCGGCGAGCTCGGCGAGCACAAGGGCGTCAACGTCCCCAACGTGAACGTGGGCCTGCCCGCGGTCACCGAGCAGGACAAGGCAGACATCGCCTTCGGCTGCGAGATGGGCATCGACGCCATCGCCGCCTCCTTCATCCGCGACGCCGAGGGCGTGCGCGTCATCCGCCAGCTCTGCGCCGACCACGGCTGCCCCCGCGTCTCCGTCTACCCCAAGATCGAGTGCGCCATGGGCGTCACCAACTTCGATGAGATCCTCGAGGTCTCCTCGGGCATCATGGTGGCCCGCGGCGACCTGGGCGTGGAGATCCCTCCCGAGAAGGTCCCTCACATCCAGAAGGCCATCATCCGCAAGTGCAACGAGGCCTACAAGCCCGCTATCACCGCCACGCAAATGCTGGATTCCATGATCCGCAACCCCCGTCCCACTCGCGCCGAGGTGACCGACGTCGCCAACGCAGTGCTCGACGGCACCGACTGCGTCATGCTCTCCGGTGAGACCGCTGCCGGCAAGTACCCCGTCGAGGCCGTGAAGATGATGGCCTCCGTGTGCGTCGAGACTGAGCACTTCCTGGAGGAGCGCCACCGCTACTTCGACCGCGGCGGCGTGCGCAACGTCAACGGTGCCATCGGCTTCGCCTCGGTGACCACCGCCGACCGCTGCGGCGCCATCTGCATCATCGCCCCCACCGCCACGGGCCGCACCGCGCGCATCGTGTCCAACTTCCGCCCCAAGCTGCCGGTCTACGCCGTGTCTCCCTCTGAGATCACCATTCGCAAGTGCTCCTTCTACTGGGGCGTGGAGGCCTTCAAGTCCACCACCCAGGGCACCTTGTCTGCCACCATCTACGACGCCCTTAACGTGGTGAAGAAGAACGGTCGCGTGGACACCGGCGACTTGGCAGTGGTCACCGCCGGCGACCCCCAGACTTCCCCCAGCCAAGGCGACTACATCACCAGCACCAACATGATGATGGTGGCCCAGGTTTCCTAA
- a CDS encoding SPFH domain-containing protein, with translation MAHGGSGGHGRRHSGGTWIVFAVIIVVSALLGAIDEMDLEIPDIDVPAIDASSVVLPFTQFMEDSLMIVLLAILIVLFFVFCVRVVRQQNVGVIESFGRFSRIANPGLTVLIPLVETMRAVSLMTQDLHFEFDAKTKDNVTIGMDVAVQYHVDMAPTNNVRESGIYRSVYTLVSPEAQIKDYFADALRSQIPTRDLETVFSEKDAIASAIGEDVREKMIGYGYQIVTTLITSIKLPKDVQTSMNRIITTANDRISATNEAEAAKAKAVIAAQAEAESMKIQGEGIANQRIAIAEGLAQSLATIQDSGLSSEEANMLLMFTQRIGMMEKFAEGGSSTLVIPEDMGSTDILTQMMAAEKANNQK, from the coding sequence ATGGCCCACGGGGGTTCGGGCGGGCATGGCCGCAGGCACAGCGGAGGCACCTGGATCGTCTTTGCGGTGATCATCGTTGTCTCTGCGCTTCTGGGCGCCATCGATGAGATGGATCTGGAGATCCCTGATATCGATGTCCCTGCCATCGACGCCTCATCTGTCGTACTTCCTTTCACTCAGTTTATGGAGGATTCCCTCATGATCGTGTTGCTTGCAATACTCATCGTGCTCTTCTTCGTCTTTTGCGTGCGCGTGGTGCGCCAGCAAAACGTTGGCGTCATCGAGTCTTTTGGCCGCTTCTCTCGCATCGCCAACCCGGGCCTCACGGTGCTCATCCCCCTGGTGGAGACCATGCGCGCCGTTTCTCTCATGACCCAGGACCTGCACTTTGAGTTCGACGCCAAAACCAAAGACAACGTCACCATTGGCATGGACGTGGCCGTGCAGTACCACGTGGACATGGCGCCCACCAACAACGTGCGCGAGTCGGGCATCTACCGCTCGGTCTATACGCTGGTGTCGCCCGAGGCCCAGATCAAAGACTACTTCGCCGACGCCCTGCGCTCCCAAATCCCCACCCGCGACCTGGAGACCGTCTTCTCCGAGAAGGACGCCATCGCCTCCGCCATTGGCGAGGATGTGCGCGAGAAGATGATTGGCTACGGCTATCAGATCGTCACCACGCTCATCACCTCCATCAAGCTGCCCAAAGACGTGCAAACGTCCATGAACCGCATCATCACCACGGCCAACGACCGCATCAGCGCCACCAACGAGGCCGAGGCCGCCAAGGCCAAGGCGGTCATCGCCGCCCAGGCCGAGGCTGAGTCCATGAAGATCCAGGGTGAAGGCATCGCCAACCAGCGCATCGCCATCGCCGAAGGTCTCGCCCAATCTTTGGCCACCATCCAGGACTCCGGCCTCTCCAGCGAGGAGGCCAACATGCTGCTCATGTTCACCCAGCGCATAGGCATGATGGAGAAGTTCGCCGAGGGCGGCTCCTCTACCCTGGTGATCCCCGAGGATATGGGTTCCACCGACATCCTCACCCAGATGATGGCTGCCGAGAAGGCCAACAACCAAAAGTAG
- the relB gene encoding type II toxin-antitoxin system RelB family antitoxin codes for MATIATTMRVPDDVAARYDRLAKATGRTKTFYMTKALRDAIDSMEYEYGILQELEDYRSGKTVAYSSEEMRARCGLDG; via the coding sequence ATGGCAACCATCGCAACGACAATGAGGGTACCTGATGATGTCGCCGCTCGATACGATCGACTGGCTAAAGCCACTGGACGTACAAAAACCTTTTACATGACAAAAGCTCTCAGGGATGCTATCGACAGCATGGAATACGAATACGGAATCCTTCAAGAGCTTGAGGACTACCGTTCAGGTAAAACAGTTGCCTACAGCTCAGAAGAAATGAGGGCGCGCTGTGGCCTGGATGGTTAA